The Candidatus Brocadiaceae bacterium genome includes the window GGCCGTAACCCTTCAGAACCCCGATGATCATCAGCACCAGGTTGACCCGCACCTGCGTGGCGATCAGGGGCAGCTCGATGTAGAGGAACTTGCCGAACCACCCCACGCCGTCCAGCTCCGCACACTCGTAAACGGACCGCGGTATCTTCTCCAGGCCCGACAGGTAGATCAGCACGCCGATGATGCCGATCCACGGGAACCCCCAGAAGATCAGCGCCGGCAGCACCAGGTCCGAGTCACCCAGCCAGGAGGGCGTCACGCCGGCTTCGAAGATCGCCTTCTGCGCCAGCCCCAGTTGAACCAGCCATCCGTTGGCGGCCACCAGCAGATCGAGCAGCCGGCTCCAGGAAAGGAACGCGTTCAGCAGGCCGACGACGGGGTTGTAGAAGAACTTCCAGATCAGGAGCATCACCATCTGCGGAACCACCATCGGCACGACGAACAGGAGCCGGTAGAGGTAGCGCATCTTGTCCGACGTCGTGCGGTGGATGACCACGGCGGTGATCATCGAGGGGATCATCTTGAACAGGTCGGCGACGAACAGGATCAGGACGATGATGAAGGCCCGTCCCAGGACCGGGTCGGAGAAGGCGCGGCGGTAGTTCTCCAGGCCCACCCAGGTGGAGACCTCGTCGCCGTCCCACAGGTAGAAGCTGTAACGGATGCCGGTGATGGCCGGCAGGTACATGAACAGCCCGACCAGCAGCACGGTCGGGAGCAACAGGAGGTACAGGGGCCAGTAGGACCTCAATTGCGATAGTCTGACTCGTTCGCGCGCCATCCGGCTCCTCGACTACGTTCCCGCTACGGTTTTGCGGCTACGCTGTCTATCCACACCCGTATGTCATTGTGGCGAGTGCCGAGCTGCACCACGTAGGCTTCCATGATGCGCTGGTACTGCGCCTGGCTGTCGGCCGTCAGGGCCTTTTCGGCGCCGACTGCGCCGGCCAGGGCGGCTCGCCGCAGGGCGGCGAAGCGTATCTGCTGGCTGAGCGTCTGCTCGCCGTTTCTGAATTCGGAGGCGACGCCCCCCGGCAGTTCCCGGTCGTAGGCCGCCATCAGGCTCTCGACGAAGGCCCGGTAGTCGATCTTGCCGCCCAGAAGCTCCTTGAAGGTCTGTTCGAAGGCAAGCTCCGCGCCGGGCGCGTCGTAGGTGATGCACGAAGCATAGCCTTCGATGAGAGGGGCGAAGGGCTGCAGATGCTCCGCCAGCCGGGCTCCTTCGGCTACGGGCAGCCAGGACATGGTGCGGTTGAGCTTCTCGTTGGCCTCCAGGGAGGTGGCGAAGCGAAGGAAGTCGAGCGTCGTCTCCACGTTCGGGGAGTCCTTGATCACGCCCATGGGGAATCCGCCCCGAAGCCCGGCCTCCGTCGTGGGCCCCGCCACGAGCGCGCCGTATCGCGGGTGACTGGGGGAGGGCAGGGGGATTTCGGCCACGGCCAGGTCGAACTCGGCCTGAACGCGCATGACCTCGAAGTCCCACGTGCCCGTCGTGATCATCGCGGACTGGCCCTGCAGGAAGAGGAACACCGCCTCGTCCCGCCCCAGGGCCGTAAACCCGGGCGCAAAGTACTCGGCCAGTTCCTGAATCAGCGCGAAGTTGCCCTGCAGGGCGGGTTCGTCCATCCGGACCGCCCCCGAGTAGAGGGGGGCCGCCGACTCGATTCGGCTGACCGTGCCGTTGAAGTCCCGGTCCAGGCGGTCCAGGTAGTCGGCGGTCAACGCGGTTCGGTAGGTGTTGAAGAACTGGCGGAAGTTGTACCACGAACCCGCGATCGGCTCCATGATCACGCCCTGCTCCTCGCCCCAGGCCTTCAGGCGGTCGCAGAGTTCGGTGAGGTCCTCGAAGGTCTCCGGGAACGGCCCGTCCCAGACCTTGCGTACCAGGTCGCGGTTGTAGAACAGCCGGACGGTCGAGGTCGCGATCGGCACGCGGAAGAAGCTCTGAAGCTCCTCGGAGTATCCCCCCTCCATCTCGTCGAAGAAGGCCTGCCTCCAGGGGACCCCCTCCAGGGGCGTGCCCGCGTTGTAGGGGTTCGGCTCGTCCACGTAGCGGTCCAGCGGCAGGAAGTAGCGGGCGTAGAACTTGGGCCACAGCGACCAGCCCACGGCGCCTCCGGACCCGACCTCGATCATGTCCGGGGCCGTGCGCCCGATCAACTGGGTGTTCACCCACTGGAAGTAGCCCTGCTCCGGGATGAGGATCTGCCGCACCTCCACGTCCGGGTGGAGCGCGGTGTAGTCCGCAATCAGATCGTCGATGGCGCTGCGGATGCCCGGCTCCAGTTGCCAGTGGGCGAACCGCAGTATCGTCTTGCGGCCCTGCCCCGGGGCCCCGCTCCGGCCGCGGAGGATGTTGGTGGCGACAACCGCCGTCGAAGCCAGGTACACGGTCACAAGCAGCAACAGGGCAGGGTAGCGCCGCAGCTTAATCCATAGGGATCGCACGATTCTCTCAGGCTCCCTCTTGGGCCTTCAGAGCGCGAACACGCTCCAGGCTCTCCCGGGCGCGGTAGAAGAGAGTGGTCCGCTTGAACTCCCGGGCGTAGCGTTCGTAGTACGTTGCCGCCAGATCGTAGTCCTTCAGTTCGTTCTCGGCGATGCGGGCGATCTGCCACAGCACGACGCTGCGGGTCTTGACCCCGGCGATGCCCTTCTTCTCCGCGATGATCAGGTGGTCGACCGCCTCGCGCATCTGCCCGATGCTCTTGTAGTGGTTCGCCAGCATGATGTGCATGGAGGGCGCGAGCCGATTGTCGGGATCGGTCTGGAGGCGCTGCTCGAGGACGTTTGCCCCGCGTTCCTCGCGTCCGGAAGGCGGAAGGCTGAATCCGGCGGGTGCCGCCTTGTCGGGCATAGGCTCCAGCAGCGAGGCGGCCAGATGGATCACGGCTTCGTCCGCGATGGGGTCGTCGGGAAAATCCCGAAGCAGGGCCATCAGGCGGGCCTGGCCCTCGTTCGTCCGGCCCTCGAGACCGGCCGTCCCCTCCGCCAGGTCGACCAGGGCCAGCCCCAGCGTGCTCTGCCGGAGAGCGTCGGGCGTTTCCAGTTCACCCAGCCGCTCGTAGCTCTCGCGGGCCCTCGGAAAGTCGGGGTTCGTCCGCAGGTGATGCGTGGTGGCCAGACCCAGCAGGGCGGAGTACTGGTCCTCGGCGGTGGCTTCCGGTGCGGCGGCGACGCCTTCGAAGACGCTGACGGCGACGTCGAAATCGCCGGTCGAGTAGGCGCGCCAGCCTTCCTCCAGCCGGGCGCCCCCGGAGCCCTCGCCGGCACCCTCTCCACAGCCTGCCGCCAGGGCGACACACGCGGAAACGAGCAACAAACCGATGGCCCTGCGCACGGGAACCTCCACAGCCATACCTCAACTGTACACGTCCGCCCGCCGGGATGCGGCATTCCCGGCACCGGCCCTTACTCTAACGGCTCGCTCAGGATTGTCAAGGAAACCCCGCGCGTTTCTACACGCGGAAGAGCTGCCCCATCCTGCGCCCGAGCAGCGCGCCGGCCGCCAGCAACGACAGGGCCAGGAACACCATCGCCCAGACGCCCAGCGCGCTGGCGATGTACGGGCCGTCCTCGATGCGCTGTGTCAGCACGAAGATGGCCTTGGTGATCGGGTAGAAGCGCTCCTTCATGGCCAGGATCAGGCTGTCGCTGACCTCCAGCATGGCGAACGAGAACACGAGGATCCCGCCGGCGATCAGGTTGGCGCTCAGCAGGGGGGCCGTGATCCGCCGCACGGCGCGCATGGGCGGGCTCCCGAGGTTGATGGCCGCTTCCTCCAGTTGCACGTTGACCTGCTGGAAGCCCGCATAGGCGGCCCGGACCATGTAGGGCAGGCGCCGGATGCCGTAGGCGATGACCAGCAGCGGGACCGGGTTCTCGCGCGGGTCCAGCGGCGTCCACGAGAAGGCCGCCACGTAGCCGAACGCCAGCACCAGGCCCGGCACGGCCAGGGGCAGCATGACCAGGGCGTCGAGCACCTGCGCGCCGCGGAACTTCGTCCGCACCAGCAGGTAGGCGATCAGCACGCCCAGAACCACGTCCAGCCCCGTGCTGAGGCTGCTGTAGCCGATGCTGTTGCGGATGCTGGACAGGGTCAGCGAGTGGCCCAGCGCGTCCTCGAAGTGGGAGAGCGTGTAGCGCTCCGGCAGGACGGTCATGAACCACTCCGCGCGCAGCGAACTGAAGATGACGGCCAGGTGGGGCAGGCAGGCCGCCGCCACCACCAGGAGCACGAACGAGACGATCAGCACGCTCCGCACGGGGCCGGCCGACCTCTCCGTTGATGCCGAGGGGCCCCGGGTCAGGGACTGGTACGCCTTCAGGCCGAAGAGCCGCTTGGTCAGCAGGAAGATGAGCGCCGTCAGGGCCAGCACCCCGACGACGAGCGCGTAGCCCTGCGGGTTGTTCTCCAGTTCGTTCACCTGGTTGAATATCTGCACGGCGACCACCCGGTTGTAGCCGAACACGAGCGGGGTGCCCAGGTCGGTGAACGCCCAGATGAACACCAGCACCGACCCGGCGAACAGCCCGGGCATCATCAGGGGCAGGGTGATGCGCCGGAACAGCCGCGGCCCGTGCGAGCCCATGTTCATGGCCGCCTCCTCGAGAGACGGGTCCACGTTGGCCAGGGCGGCGGCGAAGTTCAGATACATGATCGGGTAGAGATGCAGAACCTCCATGATCACGACGCCCCAGAACCGGGCCCCGCCGAGCCAGTCGATCGGGCTGCCGATCACGCCCGCCTGCATGAGCAGCAGGTTCAACGAGCCGAACCGGGCGAGCACCTGCCGCATGCCGATCGCCCCGACGAACGGGGGCATGATCATGGGCACCAGGAGCAGGCCGCTCAGGAGGCCCTTGCCGGGGAAGCGGTACCGAACCACCAGCAGCGAGAGCGGCAGGGCGACTGCGGCCGTCAGAAGCGTCACAACGCAGCCGAGCGCCAGGCTGTTCAGAATCGAGCTGCGCGTCAGGGCGTCGGTCCAGAAGTACTTGAAGAACGCGAACGTGAAGTGCCCCGCCTCGAACCGCATGGGCCGGATCGCCTGTGGAAACGCCGCCTCGATCATGAGCCGGTTGACCCGCTCCTGGCGGTGGGGCGGCAGCGCGATGTCGACGATGGACGAGGCGCCGCGCGCCTCCAGAGCGGCACGAAGCCCCGGGACGCCCCCGGCGTCCAGAGCGGCCGTCAGGTCGCGCTCGAGCGCGCGCCCGAAGACCTCCGCCAGCGGAGGCCGCAGGGCCTGCCAGTCCCACTCCTCCGGCGGCTGTGCCCTGAGTGCGGCGGCCAGTTCGGGACGGGTCGCCTCCAGTTCCGCGCGGAACCACTCGGGAGCGTCCTGCAACACCTGCTGCAGTTCGCCGACGGACAGGAGCCCCGTGCGGCTGTCGATCTGCCGCCGCGCCTGGTCGGTCCGCACGGCCATGGCCCGGCGGCCGGGCGGGGTGGCCGACAGGTCCCCGAACGCCTCCGCTTCCGTCAGGTCGCCTCGCGAGATGAGTCCGTTCAAGGCACGGAGGATCTCCTTGCGGGCATCCGGCGGGGTCGCCGCACCGTCCGCCGCGGCCTGAACGGCCTGCCGGGCCTCGGGGGGCAGCGCCCGGGCCAGGGCGCCGGCCGGCCCCGCGGCGTCGGTGGAGACGGCCGCGGCCGCGCTGAGCGCCGGCCAGTCCGTCACGTCGCCGGGCGTTACCTTCCACGAGCCGTCGAAGAACGCACCCTTGCAGGAATGGGCCAGCGGATACACGAGGAAGGCCGCCAGGAAGCCGAAGACAGGCAGCACAAGCAGCAGTGTCCGCACGCGCTTCATGCCGGAGGCTCTCCTGTCACTCGGGCAAGATGACGGCGTCGGCCGCCTCGAAATGAACGTCGATCCTCTGGCCCGTCTGCGGCGACTGCTCGCCCGGGTTCCCCTGGAACGCCTTCAGATCCTGGCCGCCCGCCGAGAGGACGAACTGCTCCACCTCGCCCAGGTAGAAGCTGCTCTCGACGACGGCCGAGAAGGCGTTGACGGGGCCCGGCCCGAGCCGCAGGCCCTCCGGACGGACCATGCAGACGGCGCGGCGGCCCGCCTCGGGGACGTTCGGGCCGAGCACGGCGTGCAGATCGCCCAACTCGGAGCGAAGCACACCCCGGCCGCCGGCCGCCTCCACCAGCGTGCCCGCGACCATGTTGGCCTCGCCGATGAACTCCGCCACGAACCGGCTCACAGGTCTGCGGTAGACCTCCCGGGGCGTGCCGATCTGCTCGACGCGTCCCATGCTCATCACGGCCAGACGATCGGCCATCGACAGGGCTTCCTTCTGGTCGTGGGTGACGTAGATCGTGGTGATCCGCGTCTCGTCGTGGATCCGCCGGATCTCGCGTCGCATCTCCAGACGAAGGCGGGCGTCCAGGTTCGAGAGCGGCTCGTCCAGCAGGACGACGTCCGGCTCGACGACGAGCGCACGGGCCAGGGCGACGCGCTGCTGCTGTCCGCCGGAGAGCTGGTTCGGCATGCGCTCCGCAAACCGTTCCATGTGGACCGTGCGGAGGGCCTCCGCCACGCGCCGCTCGCGTTCCGGCCCGTCCACCTTGCGTTCGCGCAGCCCGTAGGCCACGTTCTCCCCCACGGTCATGTGCGGCCACAGCGCGTAGTTCTGGAACACCATGCCCGTGTTGCGCCGGTGGGGGGGGACTCTGTCGATGGGGCGCTCGTCGAACAGGATCGAGCCGCCGTCCGGCTGAAGGAAGCCGGCGATCAGGCGGAGGATCGTCGTCTTGCCGCAACCGGACGGGCCGAGCAGGAAGAACAGCTCGCCCTTGCGAACCTGGAACGTCGCGTCGTCCACGGCCACGGTCCCATCGTAAGCCTTGGTGACGTGTCGCAGCGAGACGCCGGCCATCATCTCTCCTTCGCCAGTCGACGGTAACGGGTCTTGGCCTCCTGGGACCAGCGCGCCACCATGTCCGCCCGGAACGCGGCATCGCCCCAGCGGTCCTCGGCCATGCGCAGCAGATCGTCCTCGCTGATGGGGGGCTCCAGCAGGGCGCGGACCCTGGGATCGCCCTCCGGCAGGTCCCGCAGCACGCGCCAGGCCGCCGCCAGTTCGGTGTGCACGTCGATGATGCAGGCGCCGATCAGCGCGTTCAGAATGCCCCAGCGCCGGTTCTTCTTGTCCAGGTCGAACTCCACTCCGGACTCGAACTCGTAGGGGTCCATCCCGACGGCGGCGTACTGGCGGTAGCGCTCCACGAGCCCGCGCATGACGGGCAGCCGGTACAGGCCGTATCGCGCCGGGCCGCCGGGCGTCCCCGCCCGCTGCATCCAGATGCGCTGGCCGTGTTCGGACAGAACAAACCCGACGAACAACTCGGCCAGCTCCGCGTCCGGCGCTCCCTTCAGCACGCCGATCCCGTCCGGGTTGATCACCGTCAGGGCCTGGGGCAGGCAGAAGGCCATGCGATCCTCGCCCGCCTCGGCAACGGCTCGCAGCCCGTAGGTGTCGATCGCCATGCCGCAGGCGGCCTCGCCGGCCGAGACGTCCAGGGGCACGTCGCTGGCGCCGCGACTGAAGCTACGGCAGTTCGCGCACATCCGCATCACGTTCCGCCAGCCCGTCTCCCAGCCATAGGCCTGCAGGATGATCTCGAACGCCATGTGGATGCTGCCGCTCTGGCGCGGGTCCGCGCCGGCCACCCAGGAGAAGAACCCGGGTCGGCCCAGGTCAGCCCATTCGCGGGGCTCCGGCAGCCCGAGCACCCCCAGGACAGCCTTGTTGTAGAGGATCCCGAACCCCGACAGGCAGGCGCCGAACCAGAGCTGCCCCGCGTCGTAGACCTCCGTGCCCGCATGCGACTGGGGGATGGGCGCCAGAACCTCCGCCGGCAGACTGCAGCGGTGCAGAAGCCCCAACTGCGAGAACCGCAGGAACGGATCCGAGCCGCCTCCGAAGAAGATGTCGACTTCAATGCCGCCGGGGCGCGACTCGAACTGGTCCTCCACCCACTGGATGGCCGTGGTCGTGCCGCCCGGATCCAGCCACTCGATGTCCGTCAGGAAGCCGCGCGTCTCGGCCGTCCACTCCGCAAAGGCACGCGCGAACTCCCGGCGGATGGCCTCGGCGTGCGGCGTGACGATGACCAGCTTGCGGGAGGGCAGATCGGAGGTGTTTCCCTCCTGGACGCGGACGGGCTCCGGGCGCAACAGGAAAGGCACCCCCAGAACGACGGCGAACGCGCAGACGAACGCCGCCTGCATCGCCCGCCTCCCGCGCCCGCCCGATGTGCTTGATTGAGTCATCATGACCCGGCCGCCGAACACCGTTCGCCACAGCGTCGCAAGCGCGGTAGTCTAACGGCTGGAATGCCCGTTGTGAAGTTCACCCGGCATTTTCCGGTCTTCGCCGAGTGCCCCGTCCCCGTGCCGGTCCGTGCCCGCCGGGCGTACGGATCCTCCGCGGGTTGACCACCGGCCGGGCCCCTCGTATAATTGCCGACCCGCGGGCCGGGCCGGCAAGGGGGGCGAAGGGAACCGGTGCAATGACACACCTCGAACGGATGTTCCGGATCCGGGAGCGGGGGAGCACCGTCGGCAGGGAAGTGCTCGGGGGCGTCACCACGTTCATGGCGCTCTCCTACATCATCTTCGTGCAGCCCGCGATGATGCATGCGGCCGGCATCCCCCTGGCGGGGGCCTTCGTGGCCACCTGCGTGGCCAGTGCCCTGGCCTGCATCCTGATGGGCCTCCTGGCGAACTACCCGATCGCCCTGGCGCCGGCGATGGGCCACAACGTGTACTTCGCCTACGTCGTCGTCCTGAGTCTCGGCCTCACCTGGCAGCAGGGCCTGACGGCCGTCTTCGTCGGGGGCTGCGTGTTCGTGCTGCTCTCGTTCGTCGGCTTCCGCGCCCGGCTGATGGAGATCATCCCCGACAGCCTCAAGAGGGGTATCGCCGCCGGTATCGGGCTCCTGATCACGTTCCTGGGCCTCCAGTACAGCGGCCTCGTGGTCGGATCGCTCGCCACCGGCGTCCAGTTCGGAGACATCCACAACCCGACGACGCTGCTGGCCGTCTTCGGCCTCGCACTGACGCTGGCCCTGATGGCGCTGAACGTGCGGGGCGCCGTACTCTGGGGTATCGTCGGGACGACCCTCGTCGGCCTGGTGGGCACGCTGGCCG containing:
- a CDS encoding iron ABC transporter permease, which encodes MRFEAGHFTFAFFKYFWTDALTRSSILNSLALGCVVTLLTAAVALPLSLLVVRYRFPGKGLLSGLLLVPMIMPPFVGAIGMRQVLARFGSLNLLLMQAGVIGSPIDWLGGARFWGVVIMEVLHLYPIMYLNFAAALANVDPSLEEAAMNMGSHGPRLFRRITLPLMMPGLFAGSVLVFIWAFTDLGTPLVFGYNRVVAVQIFNQVNELENNPQGYALVVGVLALTALIFLLTKRLFGLKAYQSLTRGPSASTERSAGPVRSVLIVSFVLLVVAAACLPHLAVIFSSLRAEWFMTVLPERYTLSHFEDALGHSLTLSSIRNSIGYSSLSTGLDVVLGVLIAYLLVRTKFRGAQVLDALVMLPLAVPGLVLAFGYVAAFSWTPLDPRENPVPLLVIAYGIRRLPYMVRAAYAGFQQVNVQLEEAAINLGSPPMRAVRRITAPLLSANLIAGGILVFSFAMLEVSDSLILAMKERFYPITKAIFVLTQRIEDGPYIASALGVWAMVFLALSLLAAGALLGRRMGQLFRV
- a CDS encoding tetratricopeptide repeat protein; translation: MRRAIGLLLVSACVALAAGCGEGAGEGSGGARLEEGWRAYSTGDFDVAVSVFEGVAAAPEATAEDQYSALLGLATTHHLRTNPDFPRARESYERLGELETPDALRQSTLGLALVDLAEGTAGLEGRTNEGQARLMALLRDFPDDPIADEAVIHLAASLLEPMPDKAAPAGFSLPPSGREERGANVLEQRLQTDPDNRLAPSMHIMLANHYKSIGQMREAVDHLIIAEKKGIAGVKTRSVVLWQIARIAENELKDYDLAATYYERYAREFKRTTLFYRARESLERVRALKAQEGA
- a CDS encoding ABC transporter substrate-binding protein, with translation MQAAFVCAFAVVLGVPFLLRPEPVRVQEGNTSDLPSRKLVIVTPHAEAIRREFARAFAEWTAETRGFLTDIEWLDPGGTTTAIQWVEDQFESRPGGIEVDIFFGGGSDPFLRFSQLGLLHRCSLPAEVLAPIPQSHAGTEVYDAGQLWFGACLSGFGILYNKAVLGVLGLPEPREWADLGRPGFFSWVAGADPRQSGSIHMAFEIILQAYGWETGWRNVMRMCANCRSFSRGASDVPLDVSAGEAACGMAIDTYGLRAVAEAGEDRMAFCLPQALTVINPDGIGVLKGAPDAELAELFVGFVLSEHGQRIWMQRAGTPGGPARYGLYRLPVMRGLVERYRQYAAVGMDPYEFESGVEFDLDKKNRRWGILNALIGACIIDVHTELAAAWRVLRDLPEGDPRVRALLEPPISEDDLLRMAEDRWGDAAFRADMVARWSQEAKTRYRRLAKER
- a CDS encoding sugar ABC transporter permease; the protein is MARERVRLSQLRSYWPLYLLLLPTVLLVGLFMYLPAITGIRYSFYLWDGDEVSTWVGLENYRRAFSDPVLGRAFIIVLILFVADLFKMIPSMITAVVIHRTTSDKMRYLYRLLFVVPMVVPQMVMLLIWKFFYNPVVGLLNAFLSWSRLLDLLVAANGWLVQLGLAQKAIFEAGVTPSWLGDSDLVLPALIFWGFPWIGIIGVLIYLSGLEKIPRSVYECAELDGVGWFGKFLYIELPLIATQVRVNLVLMIIGVLKGYGLILVLLGAEGGPGGAAMVPGLYMYYKAFWAREAGYACAIGILLFFVIVVLTWVNNKLVQVKK
- a CDS encoding ABC transporter ATP-binding protein, with the protein product MAGVSLRHVTKAYDGTVAVDDATFQVRKGELFFLLGPSGCGKTTILRLIAGFLQPDGGSILFDERPIDRVPPHRRNTGMVFQNYALWPHMTVGENVAYGLRERKVDGPERERRVAEALRTVHMERFAERMPNQLSGGQQQRVALARALVVEPDVVLLDEPLSNLDARLRLEMRREIRRIHDETRITTIYVTHDQKEALSMADRLAVMSMGRVEQIGTPREVYRRPVSRFVAEFIGEANMVAGTLVEAAGGRGVLRSELGDLHAVLGPNVPEAGRRAVCMVRPEGLRLGPGPVNAFSAVVESSFYLGEVEQFVLSAGGQDLKAFQGNPGEQSPQTGQRIDVHFEAADAVILPE
- a CDS encoding extracellular solute-binding protein; amino-acid sequence: MRSLWIKLRRYPALLLLVTVYLASTAVVATNILRGRSGAPGQGRKTILRFAHWQLEPGIRSAIDDLIADYTALHPDVEVRQILIPEQGYFQWVNTQLIGRTAPDMIEVGSGGAVGWSLWPKFYARYFLPLDRYVDEPNPYNAGTPLEGVPWRQAFFDEMEGGYSEELQSFFRVPIATSTVRLFYNRDLVRKVWDGPFPETFEDLTELCDRLKAWGEEQGVIMEPIAGSWYNFRQFFNTYRTALTADYLDRLDRDFNGTVSRIESAAPLYSGAVRMDEPALQGNFALIQELAEYFAPGFTALGRDEAVFLFLQGQSAMITTGTWDFEVMRVQAEFDLAVAEIPLPSPSHPRYGALVAGPTTEAGLRGGFPMGVIKDSPNVETTLDFLRFATSLEANEKLNRTMSWLPVAEGARLAEHLQPFAPLIEGYASCITYDAPGAELAFEQTFKELLGGKIDYRAFVESLMAAYDRELPGGVASEFRNGEQTLSQQIRFAALRRAALAGAVGAEKALTADSQAQYQRIMEAYVVQLGTRHNDIRVWIDSVAAKP